Proteins encoded in a region of the Benincasa hispida cultivar B227 chromosome 2, ASM972705v1, whole genome shotgun sequence genome:
- the LOC120071022 gene encoding pentatricopeptide repeat-containing protein At1g18900-like, protein MLRAKHIGSLSNNARSFFLSGSRCNADGTSCTCPEDETCVSQRQNARNEILPSQKPSTLVANSSPRVGPLVAEEAAKVIASHKTDNVDLPVSIRQVTKTGPSHQRGAECVRYASGLNTVLDGECTSPYIADQVVKAGIVAVNLFTDFVNFKVPLSDYGGTFSSSKNCMVDPARSITSVKPSKIKQLRRENISSVHSRPSVEIPVDSKPQNSSNHHGPNCKAVQSNYVKGSKQVPEVRPQKSVVFHNISSDKCDKRTPPQRTRVHSNSFTSHFHSHAQTTGSEFTNSSMNLKKLPDNLKSSTGIAPTTPSFLNGPHVVESVSCILQQLKWGPAAEEAIGKLNCSIDAYQANQILKRVDDHSVALGFFYWLKRLARFRHDGHTYTTMIGLLGRAKQFAAINRLLDQMIKDGCQPNVVTYNRIIHSYGRANYLQEAVNVFKQMHEAGCEPDRVTYCTLIDIHAKSGFLDVAMGMYEKMQEAGLTPDTFTYSVMINCLGKAGHLNAAHRLFCRMVDQGCVPNLVTYNIMIALQAKARNYEIALKLYRDMQQSGFEPDKVTYCIVMEVLGHCGFLEEAEGIFIEMQNKNWVPDEPVYGLLVDLWGKSGNVQKAWEWYHAMLEAGLKPNVPTCNSLLSAFLRVHQLSDAYQLLQSMLTFGLKPSLQTYTLLLSCCTDAQTNDMGFCCELMQVTGHPAHTFLVSLPSAGPNGQNVRDHMSKFLDLMHSEDRESKRGLVDAVVDFLHKSGLKEEAGCVWEAAMQKNVYPDAVKEKSSCYWLINLHVMSDGTAVTALSRTLAWFRQQMLLSGVGPNRIDIVTGWGRRSKVTGSSLVRQAVQDLLSIFSFPFFTENGNSGCFVGCGEPLSRWLHESYVERMHLL, encoded by the coding sequence AGCCAATAGTTCACCTAGAGTAGGACCTTTAGTTGcagaagaagcagccaaagtaaTTGCATCTCACAAAACCGACAATGTCGATCTCCCAGTTTCCATACGACAAGTTACAAAGACTGGCCCCAGTCACCAGAGGGGAGCAGAATGTGTAAGATACGCCAGTGGCCTTAACACTGTTCTGGATGGTGAGTGCACTTCACCATACATTGCAGATCAGGTTGTTAAAGCAGGTATTGTGGCTGTAAACTTATTCACTgattttgtgaattttaaagTCCCCTTATCTGATTATGGTGGAACATTTAGCTCATCTAAAAATTGCATGGTTGATCCTGCTCGGTCCATTACTTCTGTCAAACCCTCAAAAATCAAACAGCTGAGAAGAGAGAACATTTCTAGTGTTCATTCCAGACCATCTGTTGAAATCCCTGTAGATTCTAAGCCCCAAAATAGTAGTAACCATCATGGTCCAAATTGCAAGGCCGTGCAATCCAATTATGTTAAAGGCTCAAAGCAAGTTCCCGAGGTCAGACCACAAAAGTCAGTGGTATTTCACAATATCTCCTCAGACAAGTGTGATAAAAGGACACCACCACAGAGAACAAGGGTTCATTCAAACAGCTTTACTTCACATTTTCATTCCCATGCACAGACCACAGGTTCAGAGTTCACAAATTCTTCTATGAATTTGAAAAAGCTTCCAGATAATTTAAAAAGCTCAACAGGAATTGCACCAACCACTCCATCGTTTTTGAATGGCCCACATGTCGTGGAAAGTGTTTCTTGCATATTGCAACAACTTAAATGGGGCCCTGCTGCAGAAGAGGCAATTGGgaaattgaattgttcaatagaTGCTTACCAggcaaaccaaattttgaagcGGGTAGATGACCACTCTGTTGCTCTTGGGTTCTTTTATTGGTTAAAGCGCCTAGCTAGGTTTAGACATGATGGGCACACTTATACTACTATGATTGGCCTCCTTGGTCGTGCCAAACAGTTTGCTGCTATAAATAGATTGCTCGATCAGATGATCAAGGATGGGTGCCAGCCCAATGTTGTAACATATAATCGCATAATTCATAGTTATGGTCGTGCAAACTATTTGCAAGAAGCTGTTAATGTATTCAAACAAATGCATGAAGCAGGATGTGAGCCTGATAGAGTCACCTACTGCACACTCATTGACATTCATGCAAAATCTGGCTTTCTTGATGTTGCCATGGGCATGTATGAGAAGATGCAAGAGGCTGGCCTCACTCCTGACACATTTACTTACAGTGTTATGATCAACTGCTTGGGGAAAGCTGGCCATTTAAATGCTGCTCATAGGCTATTCTGTAGGATGGTTGATCAAGGCTGTGTTCCAAATTTGGTAACCTACAATATCATGATTGCTCTTCAAGCAAAAGCAAGGAATTACGAGATTGCATTGAAGCTGTACCGTGATATGCAACAATCAGGCTTTGAGCCAGATAAAGTGACTTACTGCATAGTTATGGAAGTTTTAGGTCATTGTGGTTTCCTTGAGGAGGCAGAAGGTATTTTTATTGAGATGCAAAATAAGAACTGGGTGCCTGATGAACCTGTTTATGGTCTGTTAGTGGACTTGTGGGGAAAATCTGGTAATGTTCAAAAGGCATGGGAGTGGTATCATGCTATGCTTGAAGCAGGTTTAAAGCCAAATGTGCCTACTTGCAATTCCTTGCTTAGTGCCTTTCTTAGGGTACATCAACTATCAGATGCCTATCAGCTGTTACAATCTATGCTGACTTTTGGTTTAAAACCTTCTCTACAAACTTATACCTTGCTTCTCAGTTGTTGCACTGATGCTCAAACGAATGATATGGGGTTTTGTTGTGAACTCATGCAAGTCACCGGTCACCCTGCACACACATTCCTGGTGTCGTTGCCATCGGCCGGACCTAATGGTCAAAATGTGCGGGATCACATGAGCAAATTTTTGGACCTCATGCACAGTGAAGACAGAGAGAGCAAGAGGGGGCTAGTGGATGCAGTTGTAGATTTTCTTCATAAATCAGGACTCAAGGAGGAGGCAGGCTGTGTTTGGGAAGCTGCTATGCAAAAGAATGTCTATCCAGATGCTGTAAAGGAGAAAAGCTCCTGTTATTGGCTCATTAACTTGCACGTCATGTCTGATGGCACCGCCGTGACAGCTTTGTCTAGGACTCTTGCTTGGTTTCGCCAACAAATGCTTCTATCGGGTGTCGGTCCCAACCGAATTGATATTGTGACTGGATGGGGTCGGCGAAGTAAGGTCACTGGTTCTTCTCTAGTGAGGCAGGCAGTTCAGGACCTGCTGAGCATTTTTAGCTTCCCTTTCTTCACTGAAAATGGTAACTCTGGATGTTTTGTGGGGTGTGGGGAGCCTCTAAGTAGATGGTTGCACGAATCTTATGTGGAGAGGATGCATTTATTGTAG